In Candidatus Defluviibacterium haderslevense, the following are encoded in one genomic region:
- a CDS encoding TlpA family protein disulfide reductase: protein MKKLLFLTFAVGLIAMSFTVLDKKFPALKLKNLDGKEVDLNASFSKNKLTVVSYWATWCSPCKKELDAMNELYSSWQKDGIEVIAITIDDIQQLNKVKPLAQQKKWKYTLLSDSNKESMRTLNFQSIPQTFVVDKNGNILYTHSGYVAGDEFELEKKLKSFLK from the coding sequence ATGAAAAAATTACTTTTTTTAACCTTTGCTGTCGGCTTAATAGCCATGTCGTTCACTGTTTTAGACAAAAAATTTCCTGCACTGAAATTAAAAAATTTAGACGGCAAAGAAGTTGATTTAAATGCCAGTTTTAGTAAAAACAAATTGACTGTGGTTAGTTATTGGGCCACTTGGTGTTCACCTTGTAAAAAAGAATTAGATGCCATGAATGAATTGTATTCTTCTTGGCAAAAAGATGGCATTGAAGTAATCGCTATTACCATAGATGATATCCAGCAATTGAATAAAGTAAAACCATTGGCGCAACAAAAAAAATGGAAATACACACTTTTATCTGATTCCAATAAAGAAAGCATGAGAACGCTTAATTTCCAATCTATACCTCAAACATTTGTCGTCGATAAGAATGGGAATATCCTATACACTCACAGTGGTTATGTAGCTGGGGATGAATTCGAATTAGAGAAAAAATTAAAATCGTTTCTAAAATAA
- a CDS encoding leucyl/phenylalanyl-tRNA--protein transferase → MPVFHIPEDEIIFPHPSQAEPDGLLGIGGDLKISRLLLAYQNGIFPWYSEGEPIMWWCLTPRLILRPQQVVISKSMRSLFRRNYFRISFDTHFKDVMIACQNISREGQEGTWIHANLISAFCELHEKGLAHSVEVWHNEELVGGLYGLAIGKMFCGESMFAKISNASKFGLICLSQLLVQKGFELIDCQQETPHLKSMGAELMNAEDFFNFLETNKTYKIQPVKWKSTS, encoded by the coding sequence ATGCCAGTCTTCCACATCCCTGAAGACGAGATTATTTTTCCACATCCAAGTCAGGCAGAACCCGATGGTTTATTGGGCATTGGTGGTGATTTAAAGATTTCAAGATTATTATTAGCCTATCAGAATGGGATTTTTCCATGGTATTCAGAAGGTGAGCCGATAATGTGGTGGTGTCTTACACCCCGATTAATATTACGTCCACAACAGGTTGTTATTTCAAAAAGTATGAGATCCCTCTTCAGAAGAAATTACTTTCGAATAAGTTTTGATACTCATTTTAAAGACGTGATGATAGCTTGTCAAAATATTTCAAGAGAAGGGCAAGAGGGTACCTGGATTCATGCAAACTTAATTTCTGCATTTTGTGAATTGCATGAAAAAGGTTTAGCACATTCTGTAGAAGTGTGGCATAATGAAGAACTGGTAGGAGGCTTATATGGTTTGGCGATAGGTAAAATGTTCTGTGGAGAATCTATGTTTGCTAAAATCAGCAATGCTTCCAAATTCGGGCTTATTTGCCTATCCCAATTATTGGTCCAGAAAGGATTTGAATTAATAGATTGCCAACAAGAAACGCCTCATTTAAAATCAATGGGAGCTGAATTAATGAATGCAGAAGATTTTTTTAATTTCTTAGAAACGAATAAGACGTATAAAATTCAACCGGTTAAATGGAAATCAACGAGCTAA
- a CDS encoding ATP-dependent Clp protease adaptor ClpS: MTNSSTQPWTDLEDEVMLEEEIGEISELIVYNDDVNTFDWVIECLMDVCKHTLEQAEQLSMLVHFKGKAIVKTGVLDILRPMKDALCERGLSAVIETIKV; this comes from the coding sequence ATGACTAATTCTAGTACTCAACCATGGACAGACCTTGAAGATGAGGTTATGTTGGAAGAAGAGATTGGAGAAATTTCAGAATTAATTGTTTATAACGATGATGTTAATACATTTGATTGGGTCATAGAATGTTTAATGGATGTTTGTAAACATACCTTAGAACAAGCTGAGCAATTATCTATGCTTGTACATTTTAAAGGTAAGGCTATTGTTAAAACCGGTGTTTTGGACATACTACGTCCCATGAAAGACGCTTTATGTGAACGCGGTTTGTCAGCAGTTATTGAGACCATCAAGGTCTAA
- a CDS encoding redoxin domain-containing protein, with the protein MSILQIGDRAPSFNLFSSEKQEINLQSYAGKNVVLLFFPLAFSGTCTKEVCLMRDDISRYNNINAEVIGISVDSVFTLAKFKEENALPFTLLSDFNKVVIKAYGCLREEFAFGYKGVANRSVFVIDHAGIIKHIEILENPGDLPNFDAVNEVLNSLN; encoded by the coding sequence ATGAGTATTTTACAAATAGGAGATCGCGCACCAAGTTTTAATTTATTTTCATCTGAAAAGCAGGAAATTAATCTTCAGAGTTATGCAGGAAAAAACGTAGTATTATTATTTTTTCCATTAGCATTTTCAGGAACGTGTACTAAGGAAGTATGTTTGATGCGGGATGATATAAGCAGATACAATAATATAAATGCAGAAGTCATTGGCATATCAGTAGATAGTGTATTTACACTAGCTAAGTTCAAGGAAGAAAATGCCTTGCCATTTACCCTTTTATCAGATTTTAACAAGGTGGTTATTAAAGCTTATGGATGCTTGAGAGAAGAGTTTGCATTTGGATATAAGGGCGTTGCCAATAGATCTGTATTTGTAATTGATCATGCAGGAATAATAAAGCACATAGAAATTTTGGAAAATCCGGGAGATTTACCTAATTTCGACGCAGTAAATGAAGTATTGAATTCTTTAAATTAA
- a CDS encoding DMT family transporter: protein MNIVLRSYIYLHIAVFLFGFTGILGYVIDLPAITLVWWRSLLTWLMLLPYMFYTNGFKHITKRSFAIFAGIGCIVALHWISFYGSIKLANSSVAMICLATISVMTVFCDAWFNKKSILWKDALIGIAIIPGILLIIQNISTQYKLGFIVGLIAAAFSAIFATLNKKFVQSLHSISITWIELFAVWAFITLMLPFYYNINPEAKFLPNNSDLFYLIILSLFCTVISYVLVLKSLHHISAFSAMLTFNLETIYGIILSIVILHEHRQMNAWFYFGVLLILLSVFLHPYLNKARQKKSK from the coding sequence ATGAATATTGTTTTAAGATCATATATTTATTTACACATTGCAGTCTTCCTTTTTGGTTTCACTGGAATCCTTGGTTATGTTATAGACTTACCTGCTATAACCTTAGTTTGGTGGCGCTCACTTTTGACATGGTTAATGCTACTTCCGTATATGTTTTATACCAATGGTTTTAAACATATAACCAAACGATCGTTTGCCATTTTTGCGGGAATCGGATGCATTGTTGCATTGCATTGGATTAGTTTTTATGGCTCCATAAAATTAGCGAACTCATCCGTTGCAATGATTTGTTTAGCAACTATTTCCGTTATGACTGTTTTTTGTGATGCTTGGTTCAATAAAAAATCTATACTTTGGAAAGATGCATTAATCGGAATTGCCATTATTCCTGGAATTCTATTAATCATTCAAAATATTTCTACCCAATACAAACTCGGATTTATTGTGGGACTAATCGCTGCTGCTTTTTCTGCGATATTTGCCACGCTCAACAAAAAATTTGTACAATCATTGCATTCCATTAGTATTACCTGGATTGAATTATTTGCAGTGTGGGCTTTCATAACACTAATGTTGCCTTTTTATTACAACATAAATCCGGAAGCCAAATTCCTTCCCAATAACTCGGATTTATTTTATTTAATCATTTTGTCTTTATTTTGTACTGTAATTTCTTATGTTCTTGTCTTGAAATCACTACACCATATTTCCGCTTTCTCTGCTATGCTGACATTTAATCTGGAAACTATTTATGGCATTATTCTTTCCATTGTAATACTACACGAACATCGACAAATGAATGCATGGTTTTATTTTGGTGTCTTACTCATTTTGCTTTCTGTATTCTTGCATCCTTATCTAAATAAAGCAAGACAAAAAAAATCAAAATAG
- a CDS encoding acyl-CoA dehydrogenase family protein encodes MGSINKRLDLYEGHDHYLIDELLTEEHLLARQAVRDWVKQEVSPIIEDYSERAECPAHLFKGLAEIGAFGPSLPTEYGGGGMDEISYGIIMQELERGDSGIRSMASVQGSLVMYPIYKYASEEQKRKYLPKLGNGDFIGCFGLTEPDFGSNPGGMITNVKDDGDAYILNGAKMWITNSPVADLAVVWAKNEQGEIIGMVVEKGTKGFTAPEIHGKWSLRASVTGELVFEDVRVPKAQVFPNIKGLKGPLSCLSKARYGIAWGALGAGLDCYDTALRYSKERIQFGKPLAGFQLTQKKLAEMITEITKGQLLAWRLGMLANKGKATPAQISMAKRNNVHIALNIAREARQILGGMGITNEYPIMRHMMNLETVLTYEGTHDIHLLITGMEVTGINAFE; translated from the coding sequence ATGGGATCAATAAATAAGCGCCTTGATTTGTATGAAGGACATGATCATTATTTAATTGATGAATTACTCACTGAGGAACATTTATTAGCTAGACAAGCAGTCAGAGATTGGGTCAAACAAGAGGTAAGTCCGATCATAGAAGACTATTCAGAAAGGGCAGAATGTCCTGCACATTTGTTCAAAGGACTGGCTGAAATTGGTGCTTTTGGTCCAAGTCTACCAACAGAATATGGTGGTGGAGGTATGGATGAAATCTCATACGGTATTATTATGCAGGAATTGGAACGTGGAGATTCCGGAATTCGATCTATGGCTTCAGTTCAAGGGTCATTAGTGATGTACCCGATCTATAAATATGCTTCTGAAGAGCAAAAAAGAAAATATTTACCCAAATTGGGTAATGGTGATTTTATTGGTTGTTTCGGCTTGACTGAACCTGACTTTGGGTCTAATCCCGGAGGTATGATTACGAATGTTAAGGACGATGGAGATGCTTATATTCTCAATGGTGCCAAGATGTGGATCACGAATTCTCCAGTTGCCGATTTAGCCGTAGTATGGGCAAAAAACGAACAGGGAGAAATTATTGGAATGGTTGTTGAAAAAGGGACCAAAGGATTTACGGCTCCCGAAATTCACGGTAAATGGTCATTAAGAGCATCAGTAACCGGAGAACTGGTATTTGAGGATGTCAGAGTGCCAAAAGCACAGGTATTTCCAAATATTAAAGGATTAAAAGGACCATTATCTTGTCTTTCAAAGGCTAGATATGGCATTGCCTGGGGAGCGTTAGGTGCAGGCTTGGATTGTTATGATACCGCTTTGAGATATTCAAAAGAGCGGATACAATTCGGCAAACCACTCGCTGGATTCCAATTAACGCAAAAAAAATTGGCTGAGATGATTACTGAAATCACAAAAGGTCAATTGTTAGCATGGCGTCTGGGAATGCTAGCCAATAAAGGCAAAGCTACTCCGGCACAAATATCCATGGCTAAACGGAATAATGTACATATAGCTCTTAATATAGCCAGAGAAGCCCGTCAGATTCTAGGTGGAATGGGTATCACAAATGAATACCCAATCATGCGTCATATGATGAACCTGGAGACGGTATTGACTTATGAAGGGACTCATGATATACATTTGTTGATTACAGGTATGGAAGTTACCGGGATCAATGCTTTCGAATAG
- the bshA gene encoding N-acetyl-alpha-D-glucosaminyl L-malate synthase BshA, with amino-acid sequence MNIGIVCYPTYGGSGVVATELGMALASKGHNVHFISYKRPARLGIYQTNVYYHEVSTSEYPLFDFKPYDTALASKIVDVALHNNLDVLHVHYAIPHAIIGFLAREILFTKGKRIPLITTLHGTDITLVGVDPSFYPVVEFSINQSNTVTAVSNSLKSDTLKAFNIQKDIHVIPNFIDLERFKPQDPRSLRCKFATSDQKIISHISNFRKVKRIDDIIRMFEIVQKTVPSKLLLIGDGPEFGSLVNLVDQLKLTESVIFLGKQDSVEELLAISDLFMLTSDKESFGLSALEAMACGVPVISSDAGGLKEVNIHGITGFSCPVGDFEMMSDYAIQLLTDDKLHQLFKQNALTQARVFELSNILPMYEQIYESSLIAMEDSPII; translated from the coding sequence ATAAATATTGGGATCGTATGTTATCCTACCTATGGGGGTAGTGGTGTTGTAGCCACAGAGCTGGGCATGGCTTTGGCCTCAAAGGGGCACAATGTGCATTTTATTAGCTATAAAAGGCCTGCACGTCTAGGGATCTATCAGACTAATGTATATTATCATGAGGTCTCTACCAGTGAATACCCATTGTTTGATTTTAAACCATATGATACCGCATTGGCCAGTAAAATTGTGGACGTGGCATTACATAATAATTTAGATGTATTGCACGTGCATTACGCCATTCCTCATGCCATCATTGGATTCTTAGCCAGAGAAATTCTATTCACTAAAGGAAAACGCATTCCATTAATCACCACTTTACATGGGACGGATATTACCCTCGTAGGCGTGGATCCTTCGTTTTACCCGGTTGTAGAATTTAGTATCAATCAATCCAATACAGTTACTGCTGTATCCAATTCCTTGAAAAGTGATACCCTCAAGGCTTTTAATATCCAAAAGGATATTCATGTAATACCTAATTTCATTGATTTAGAACGATTTAAACCTCAAGATCCGAGATCATTGAGGTGCAAATTTGCAACATCAGATCAAAAAATAATTTCACACATTTCTAATTTTAGAAAGGTCAAACGGATTGACGATATTATTAGAATGTTTGAAATAGTCCAAAAGACGGTTCCAAGTAAATTGTTATTAATTGGAGACGGTCCTGAGTTCGGGTCCCTAGTCAATTTAGTGGATCAATTGAAATTGACCGAATCTGTCATTTTTTTAGGAAAACAAGATTCAGTTGAAGAGCTATTAGCCATTTCGGACTTATTTATGTTGACTTCAGATAAAGAAAGTTTCGGCTTATCTGCGTTAGAAGCCATGGCATGTGGTGTGCCGGTTATATCTTCAGATGCAGGTGGACTTAAGGAAGTAAATATTCATGGTATAACTGGATTTTCATGCCCTGTTGGGGATTTTGAAATGATGTCAGACTATGCAATCCAATTATTAACTGATGACAAACTTCATCAACTTTTTAAACAAAATGCTTTAACTCAGGCACGAGTTTTTGAACTATCTAATATACTGCCCATGTATGAGCAGATCTATGAGTCCAGTTTAATCGCCATGGAAGACTCCCCGATAATATAA
- a CDS encoding MerR family transcriptional regulator, which translates to MAIYSIADLEKLTGIKAHTIRIWEKRFGIINPKRTATNIRYYDDYDLKKITNISLLNKEGYKISAISSMPENAIEDLIANLTEVESFNSDSLDALTLSVIHLDEIKFLHIVNRNIHQLGFDSTFEQLLMPLLDKLHEMWLSGSIKKVHEEFALQLIKRKITQEIILFENPTRPNHLKFLLTMPEDENQELSRLFVEYILRKKGIQLLYLSNESDIKDVMDASLIFKAHFIITFINEDTSLTYATDLVQAIQHLPESPVLLVIGYLANQLSSYEKHVRVIKDFDDLNQFIETIIHFSEKSQVN; encoded by the coding sequence TTGGCTATTTACTCTATCGCGGATCTTGAAAAACTTACGGGCATCAAAGCCCATACCATTCGTATTTGGGAAAAGCGATTTGGGATTATAAACCCCAAACGTACTGCGACCAATATCAGATACTATGATGACTATGATTTAAAAAAAATTACCAACATCTCTTTATTAAACAAAGAAGGTTATAAAATTTCAGCCATCAGCAGTATGCCTGAAAATGCAATTGAAGATTTAATAGCGAATTTGACTGAAGTTGAATCCTTTAATTCAGATTCCCTTGACGCTTTAACCCTAAGTGTTATTCATCTGGACGAAATCAAATTTTTACATATCGTAAATCGGAATATACATCAACTGGGATTTGATTCAACTTTCGAACAGTTATTAATGCCCCTACTAGATAAACTTCATGAGATGTGGTTGAGTGGATCTATCAAAAAAGTCCATGAAGAATTCGCTTTGCAATTGATTAAAAGAAAAATTACCCAAGAGATCATCTTGTTTGAAAATCCTACCAGGCCCAATCATTTGAAGTTTCTACTGACTATGCCTGAAGATGAAAATCAAGAGTTGAGTCGTCTTTTTGTAGAATATATATTAAGAAAAAAAGGAATTCAATTATTATATCTTAGTAATGAATCTGACATTAAAGACGTAATGGATGCATCCCTTATATTTAAAGCACATTTTATCATCACTTTTATAAATGAAGATACCAGTTTAACTTATGCCACAGATTTAGTTCAGGCCATTCAGCATCTACCAGAGAGTCCGGTATTACTGGTTATTGGATATTTAGCCAATCAACTTAGTTCGTATGAAAAGCACGTGAGGGTGATTAAGGATTTTGATGATTTGAATCAATTTATTGAAACCATTATTCATTTCTCTGAAAAAAGTCAGGTCAATTAA
- the lnt gene encoding apolipoprotein N-acyltransferase: MSLLPLWGHLPLAVFVLSWGVFLLLLVQLKYKDKASHQLILLSILSGVVLALGFPPLPLTPVLFVGFIPLFILFKKIKTEELNYHSWFFVFNAFVIWNILTTYWVANASFVPGIVAIWLNSFFMTIPWLGAIRIGKRLPKWRWISFIIFWLCFEWIHLNWEMSWPWLTLGNAWAALPQCIQWYEYTGVFGGGVWVLGVNVLLYYLFFDSNHFTFNIIWIRQKLFSKLGVASLIVIILPFIVSMFLWFNFKETGTTVEVGVVQPNYEPHYEKFKIPEDQQLFQIEKLAAAAVTPNTKFVIFPETSFGEVGGVIRKNNINQDPRIIRLFDFMIAHYNVPIVTGITSLNDIPADQLPTKFSRAYRDSDPPQYYEIENAAIILKAKEEPIPLYRKSKLVPGAEIFPYKNILPFLKPLVDQLGGTTAGLATQEKRMVFESNTLKIAPVICYESIYGQFVRGYINLGAQAIFIMTNDGWWDDTPGYKQHLAFGALRAIEFRKPVIRSANTGISCFINARGQVSHATKYGKEAGFYANCTFSDVKTVYAYTGDWIAYLALILGATMILYSFFLRFTKN, from the coding sequence ATGTCACTCCTTCCACTCTGGGGACATTTACCTCTTGCTGTATTTGTATTATCATGGGGTGTTTTTTTATTGCTTTTGGTCCAACTAAAATATAAGGATAAAGCATCACACCAATTAATCTTGCTCTCTATTTTATCAGGTGTTGTCTTAGCATTAGGATTTCCTCCATTACCATTAACGCCTGTTTTATTTGTTGGTTTTATACCCTTGTTCATCCTTTTTAAAAAAATTAAAACCGAAGAATTAAATTATCACTCGTGGTTTTTTGTGTTCAATGCATTTGTGATATGGAATATTTTAACAACTTATTGGGTTGCCAATGCATCGTTTGTCCCTGGTATCGTTGCTATTTGGTTAAATTCATTTTTCATGACCATTCCATGGTTAGGCGCCATCAGAATAGGTAAGAGATTGCCTAAATGGAGGTGGATTTCTTTTATTATATTTTGGTTGTGCTTTGAATGGATCCATTTAAATTGGGAAATGTCTTGGCCCTGGTTGACATTGGGAAATGCATGGGCCGCTCTTCCACAATGTATTCAATGGTATGAATATACAGGTGTTTTTGGAGGTGGTGTTTGGGTCTTGGGAGTTAATGTGTTACTTTATTATCTTTTTTTTGATTCTAATCATTTTACATTCAATATCATCTGGATTCGCCAAAAATTATTTTCTAAGTTGGGTGTTGCCTCACTTATAGTTATAATTCTACCATTTATAGTTTCCATGTTTTTATGGTTTAATTTCAAGGAAACAGGGACTACTGTTGAAGTGGGCGTTGTCCAACCTAATTACGAGCCTCATTATGAAAAATTTAAAATACCGGAAGACCAACAATTATTTCAAATCGAAAAATTAGCTGCTGCTGCTGTTACGCCTAATACAAAATTTGTTATTTTTCCAGAGACCAGTTTTGGAGAAGTTGGAGGTGTTATTAGAAAAAACAACATCAATCAAGATCCTCGCATTATCAGATTATTTGATTTTATGATAGCACATTATAATGTGCCCATTGTAACAGGAATTACAAGCCTCAATGATATTCCGGCAGATCAATTACCGACAAAATTTTCACGTGCATATAGAGATAGCGATCCACCACAATATTACGAAATTGAAAATGCTGCCATTATATTAAAAGCTAAAGAGGAACCCATTCCTTTATATCGCAAATCTAAATTGGTACCGGGAGCAGAAATCTTTCCCTATAAAAATATTTTGCCTTTTTTAAAGCCACTCGTTGATCAATTAGGCGGAACGACTGCAGGTCTGGCTACTCAAGAAAAAAGAATGGTCTTTGAATCCAACACATTAAAAATTGCTCCAGTCATTTGTTACGAATCCATATATGGTCAATTCGTTAGGGGGTATATTAACCTTGGAGCCCAGGCGATTTTTATTATGACTAACGATGGATGGTGGGATGATACACCCGGTTACAAACAGCATTTAGCTTTTGGTGCTTTAAGGGCCATTGAATTCAGAAAACCAGTAATCCGATCTGCAAATACCGGTATTTCTTGTTTTATCAATGCCCGCGGCCAAGTAAGCCATGCAACTAAATATGGTAAAGAAGCCGGATTCTATGCTAATTGTACCTTTTCAGATGTAAAGACTGTCTATGCATATACAGGCGATTGGATAGCCTATCTTGCTTTAATTCTTGGAGCAACTATGATCTTGTACTCCTTCTTCCTAAGATTTACAAAAAATTAA
- a CDS encoding PorP/SprF family type IX secretion system membrane protein, whose translation MRLINKYTLFVVLCYSFSIGLSGQDYTKSLIIPAVYNHYHLNPFVINPAHTGFENVNRLLFNFRNHWAGFDDSPKAITLGINGSPVKNMGLGGLIYSESYGAASRFVGQANYAYHFSAGENNKMGLGLSGTYNQYKLGNEVITDPLHEGPDVLINESVEGEKFFGADLGFWAEFGNKFKLGITLPQIVLTRLDNKKLDGDKPFNFIGFFGATWDVPEYRVSLEPSILLRKVSDVPFGTDLNILAKMLDDRLYAGFTYSFGPSDSRVSFLGGVRIDRLRVYYSYDQTYQTFQTFNNGSHELSLSFDIMGSRKNTNTKPMNHVEEMNQQ comes from the coding sequence ATGAGACTTATAAATAAATACACGCTTTTTGTTGTTCTATGTTACTCTTTTTCAATTGGGTTATCTGGACAAGATTATACTAAATCATTAATTATACCAGCAGTATATAATCATTACCACTTGAATCCATTTGTCATTAATCCTGCACATACTGGATTTGAAAATGTGAACAGATTATTGTTTAATTTTAGAAATCATTGGGCTGGTTTCGATGATTCTCCAAAAGCTATAACCCTTGGAATTAACGGCTCCCCGGTTAAGAATATGGGCCTAGGTGGATTGATTTATTCTGAAAGTTATGGCGCTGCAAGTCGATTTGTTGGACAAGCTAATTATGCTTACCACTTTAGTGCCGGAGAAAATAATAAAATGGGATTGGGATTATCCGGAACATATAACCAATATAAATTGGGCAATGAAGTCATTACAGATCCCTTACATGAAGGACCTGATGTCTTGATCAATGAATCAGTAGAAGGAGAAAAGTTTTTTGGAGCGGATCTGGGATTTTGGGCTGAGTTTGGGAATAAATTCAAATTAGGTATTACCCTTCCTCAAATCGTATTGACCCGATTGGATAATAAAAAATTAGATGGTGATAAGCCTTTTAATTTTATAGGATTTTTTGGGGCTACATGGGATGTTCCTGAATATAGAGTAAGCCTTGAACCATCTATTCTGTTGCGTAAAGTGAGCGATGTTCCTTTTGGAACTGACCTTAATATACTGGCTAAAATGTTGGATGATCGGTTATACGCTGGATTTACTTATAGTTTTGGACCATCAGATAGTAGAGTTTCATTTTTAGGTGGTGTTCGAATAGATCGATTAAGAGTGTATTACTCTTATGATCAAACTTATCAAACATTCCAAACATTTAACAACGGGTCGCATGAATTGAGTTTATCTTTTGATATTATGGGTTCACGCAAGAATACCAATACCAAACCGATGAACCACGTTGAAGAAATGAATCAACAGTAA